One stretch of Hevea brasiliensis isolate MT/VB/25A 57/8 chromosome 12, ASM3005281v1, whole genome shotgun sequence DNA includes these proteins:
- the LOC110647658 gene encoding EPIDERMAL PATTERNING FACTOR-like protein 6 isoform X1: MTFKHKPAAPFYCFFFFFCFSCALLSTITSTATCMGIRCPFSGKPDFYFQDFVKRRDEENMGFSSSTRRGILSGPGSSPPRCTSKCDKCTPCKPVHVPVPPGTPVTTEYYPEAWRCKCGNKLYMP, encoded by the exons ATGACCTTCAAACACAAGCCTGCAGCTCCATTTtactgcttcttcttcttcttctgcttctcCTGTGCACTCCTCAGTACCATCACTTCCACAGCTACATGTATGG GCATCAGGTGTCCATTCTCTGGTAAGCCTGATTTCTATTTTCAG GATTTTGTGAAGAGAAGAGATGAGGAAAACATGGGATTTTCCTCGAGTACAAGAAGGGGAATTTTAAGTGGCCCTGGATCGTCACCACCGCGATGCACCTCCAAGTGCGACAAATGCACTCCGTGTAAGCCGGTGCATGTGCCGGTGCCGCCTGGAACTCCGGTTACAACTGAGTACTACCCAGAAGCATGGAGGTGCAAATGTGGAAACAAGTTGTACATGCCATGA
- the LOC110647658 gene encoding EPIDERMAL PATTERNING FACTOR-like protein 6 isoform X2 — translation MTFKHKPAAPFYCFFFFFCFSCALLSTITSTATCIRCPFSGKPDFYFQDFVKRRDEENMGFSSSTRRGILSGPGSSPPRCTSKCDKCTPCKPVHVPVPPGTPVTTEYYPEAWRCKCGNKLYMP, via the exons ATGACCTTCAAACACAAGCCTGCAGCTCCATTTtactgcttcttcttcttcttctgcttctcCTGTGCACTCCTCAGTACCATCACTTCCACAGCTACAT GCATCAGGTGTCCATTCTCTGGTAAGCCTGATTTCTATTTTCAG GATTTTGTGAAGAGAAGAGATGAGGAAAACATGGGATTTTCCTCGAGTACAAGAAGGGGAATTTTAAGTGGCCCTGGATCGTCACCACCGCGATGCACCTCCAAGTGCGACAAATGCACTCCGTGTAAGCCGGTGCATGTGCCGGTGCCGCCTGGAACTCCGGTTACAACTGAGTACTACCCAGAAGCATGGAGGTGCAAATGTGGAAACAAGTTGTACATGCCATGA